The following are encoded together in the Osmerus eperlanus chromosome 18, fOsmEpe2.1, whole genome shotgun sequence genome:
- the oclna gene encoding occludin — translation MSSKPYGSPPPYQSEHEFEEQPQQAYSFYADDEFQHFYRWASPPGIIKIMAIIVVVLSVGVFACVASTLAYDSQGALGGFGGGIGGGGSYGGGGGYGGGGGYSSFGGGGYGANNGYGYGSLGGNYNDPRSGKGFMIAIAAFTFIAALVFFIIIVSRQNLSESRRFYLSIVIVCAILALLMFIATIVYLVAVNPMAQSSNSVYGAQIAGLCAQYQQPQSNAMFVNQYLYHYCVVEPQEAIAVVFGFLITAALIIMMVFGLKTRQKIRNFGKENILWKRVKVINEEAPPQDVEAWVNNVSGVPDEGIVADFPMKFGGSRSHLDDNSTDCDKPPISPEPPVEYLMPSRSSAPYSSSSELASSAGRPKKKRARRPRRANGQEPDTDYASSGDELDDNDFDSEFPPITSEQERINYKHEFDRDHQEYKDLQADLDVINKNLSDVDRELDDLQEGSPQFLDAMDEYNRLKDLKRSADYQMKKRRCKYLKAKLSHIKRMVSDYSRGA, via the exons ATGTCTTCAAAGCCCTACGGGAGTCCACCTCCCTACCAGTCAGAGCATGAATT tGAAGAGCAACCTCAGCAGGCCTACTCCTTCTACGCAGACGATGAGTTCCAGCACTTCTACCGCTGGGCGTCTCCTCCTGGAATCATCAAGATCATGGCCATCATTGTTGTTGTGCTGAGTGTGGGTGTTTTCGCATGCGTGGCCTCTACACTTGCCTATGACTCCCAGGGAGCGCTTGGCGGGTTTGGGGGTGGTATCGGGGGAGGTGGTAGttatgggggaggaggtggttatggaggtggaggaggttacAGCAGCTTTGGCGGTGGAGGATATGGAGCTAACAACGGTTATGGTTATGGTTCACTCGGAGGCAACTATAATGACCCACGGTCAGGCAAAGGCTTCATGATCGCCATAGCGGCCTTCACATTCATCGCAGCCTTGGTCTTCTTCATCATCATAGTGTCCCGGCAGAACCTGTCAGAGTCCAGAAGGTTCTACCTGTCTATAGTGATCGTGTGTGCCATCCTGGCTCTGCTGATGTTTATAGCCACTATAGTGTACCTGGTGGCCGTGAACCCCATGGCCCAGTCGTCTAACTCTGTCTACGGGGCCCAAATTGCTGGCCTGTGTGCCCAATACCAGCAACCACAGTCAAACGCGATGTTTGTCAACCAGTACCTCTACCACTACTGTGTTGTGGAACCACAAGAG GCGATTGCTGTGGTGTTTGGGTTCCTAATTACAGCCGCTCTGATCATCATGATGGTGTTTGGTCTGAAGACTCGTCAGAAGATCCGAAACTTCGGCAAGGAGAACATCCTATGGAAGAGAGTTAAGGTCATCAATGAGGAAGCCCCGCCCCAGGATGTAGAGGCTTGG GTGAACAATGTGTCAGGTGTCCCTGATGAGGGTATAGTGGCTGACTTCCCTATGAAGTTTGGGGGTTCCAGGAGCCACCTGGATGACAACAGCACAGACTGCGACAAACCACCCATCAGTCCtga gCCCCCTGTAGAGTATCTCATGCCTTCACGCAGCAGCGCCCCCTACAGCAGTAGCTCAGAATTGGCCAGCTCGGCGGGGAGGCCCAAAAAGAAGCGGGCTAGACGACCTCGCCGCGCCAATGGACAGGAGCCAGACACAGACTATGCCTCATCTGGAGATGAGCTGGATGACAATGACTTTGACAG TGAGTTCCCACCCATAACCAGTGAGCAGGAACGTATCAACTACAAGCACGAGTTTGACCGGGATCACCAGGAGTACAAGGACCTGCAAGCAGACCTGGACGTCATCAATAAGAACCTGTCAGACGTGGACCGAGAACTGGATGACCTGCAGGAAGGCAGCCCCCAGTTCCTG GATGCCATGGATGAGTACAACAGACTGAAAGACCTCAAAAGG TCGGCAGATTACCAGATGAAGAAGCGTCGATGTAAGTACCTGAAGGCCAAGCTCTCCCACATCAAGAGGATGGTGAGCGACTACAGTCGTGGGGCCTGA